Proteins encoded within one genomic window of Mycolicibacterium monacense:
- the vapB gene encoding type II toxin-antitoxin system VapB family antitoxin → MSDVLIRGLSEGAVARIDADAAARGLSRQEYLRQRFEREGTVGATQRSLTLADLRRAEAAAADLDDPGVMDTAWR, encoded by the coding sequence GTGAGCGACGTGCTGATCCGAGGATTGTCCGAGGGGGCGGTGGCGCGCATCGACGCCGACGCGGCCGCGCGCGGCCTGTCCCGCCAAGAGTATCTGCGTCAGCGGTTCGAGCGCGAAGGGACAGTGGGCGCGACCCAGCGCTCGCTGACGCTGGCCGACCTGCGCCGCGCTGAGGCCGCCGCCGCCGACCTCGACGATCCCGGCGTGATGGACACAGCGTGGCGGTGA
- a CDS encoding PIN domain nuclease: MAVTNWIIDKSAYTRLSASRDATAWIERIERGLVRISTVTRLEIGYSFRTGQQAREETASPPLSLMPVEYLTPAAEDRAVAVQMLLADRGQHRAPAIPDLLVAATAELGGLTVLALDKDFDLIAQVTGQPVESLRM; encoded by the coding sequence GTGGCGGTGACTAATTGGATCATCGACAAATCCGCCTACACACGGCTATCGGCGTCGCGCGACGCCACGGCCTGGATCGAACGCATCGAACGCGGCCTCGTCCGCATCAGCACCGTCACCCGACTAGAAATCGGATACTCGTTCCGCACCGGCCAACAGGCGCGCGAGGAGACAGCATCCCCTCCCCTGAGCCTGATGCCGGTCGAGTACTTGACACCGGCCGCTGAGGACCGCGCCGTCGCGGTGCAAATGCTGCTGGCCGATCGCGGCCAGCACCGCGCCCCCGCCATTCCTGATCTTCTCGTCGCCGCGACCGCAGAACTCGGTGGGCTGACCGTGCTGGCGCTGGACAAGGACTTCGATCTCATCGCCCAGGTCACCGGTCAGCCCGTTGAGAGCCTGCGGATGTGA
- a CDS encoding cadmium resistance transporter — MIQSSILPAIGLFIVTNIDDIIVLSLFFARGAGQRGTTARITAGQYLGFAGILGAAVLVTLGAGAFLPPQIIPYFGLIPLALGLWAAWEAWRGNNDDDDDDDDARVAGKNVGVWTVAAVTFANGGDNIGVYVPVFLSVGPAAVVAYCVVFLVLVAVLVVAAKFVATRRPIAEVLERWEHVLFPIVLIALGIFILVSGLAF; from the coding sequence ATGATCCAGTCGTCGATTCTGCCCGCGATCGGCCTGTTCATCGTCACCAACATCGACGACATCATCGTGCTGTCGCTGTTCTTCGCCCGCGGTGCAGGGCAACGCGGGACGACGGCCCGGATCACCGCAGGCCAATACCTGGGGTTTGCGGGGATCCTGGGCGCGGCCGTGCTCGTGACGTTGGGCGCGGGAGCATTTCTTCCCCCGCAGATCATTCCGTACTTCGGGCTCATACCCCTGGCCCTGGGACTGTGGGCGGCATGGGAAGCCTGGCGTGGAAACAACGACGACGATGATGACGACGACGACGCACGAGTCGCAGGTAAGAACGTCGGCGTCTGGACCGTCGCGGCAGTCACCTTTGCCAACGGCGGGGACAACATCGGCGTCTACGTCCCCGTCTTCCTCAGCGTGGGGCCCGCGGCCGTGGTGGCCTACTGCGTCGTCTTCCTCGTGCTCGTCGCGGTCCTCGTCGTCGCCGCCAAATTCGTCGCCACCCGCCGGCCGATCGCCGAGGTCCTCGAACGCTGGGAACACGTGCTGTTCCCGATCGTCCTGATCGCCCTCGGCATCTTCATCCTGGTCAGCGGCCTCGCCTTCTAG
- a CDS encoding ArsR/SmtB family transcription factor — MAMTTNDCGSARPSPNLSPAAALFHGLADPTRLAILQRLADGEARVVDLTGLLSMAQSTVSAHLACLRDCGLVVGRPEGRQMFYSLTRPELLDLLATAETLLAATGNAVALCPNYGTRSRTGATIDAEETGR, encoded by the coding sequence ATGGCGATGACAACCAACGATTGCGGCTCTGCGCGGCCGTCCCCCAATCTGTCTCCGGCGGCGGCGCTGTTTCACGGTTTGGCGGATCCGACTCGACTGGCGATCCTGCAGCGGTTGGCTGACGGTGAAGCCCGAGTGGTGGATTTGACGGGACTGCTCTCTATGGCGCAGTCCACAGTGTCTGCGCATCTGGCGTGCCTTCGTGACTGCGGGCTCGTAGTCGGGCGGCCCGAGGGCCGGCAGATGTTCTACTCCCTGACCCGCCCCGAACTGCTCGATTTGTTGGCCACAGCCGAGACACTTCTGGCCGCCACCGGCAATGCCGTCGCGCTGTGCCCCAACTACGGAACCCGCTCCCGCACGGGCGCAACGATCGATGCGGAGGAGACCGGCCGATGA
- a CDS encoding TlpA family protein disulfide reductase — MVIAAMAVAIWPRTPQVDGTNASSPGLTLPAAAVGDADTGELARLTARAALAPCPTPREGAPPKGDLAGALASCLGARTMFNVGAALAGEQTLINLWASWCAPCREEIPVLDAYAGQPGAVRVVGMNVQDTDTVALSLLADLGVHYPSFGNADAVGQVLGAPPVLPLSYLVGTDGTVRRVTTPTVFRDVEQVRAAVAAMNP; from the coding sequence GTGGTAATAGCCGCGATGGCGGTGGCGATCTGGCCGCGTACGCCCCAGGTCGACGGCACTAATGCCTCCAGCCCCGGGCTTACCCTGCCCGCTGCCGCCGTTGGCGACGCCGATACCGGCGAACTGGCGCGACTCACCGCGCGTGCGGCCTTGGCGCCATGCCCGACACCACGTGAGGGGGCGCCGCCCAAGGGTGATTTGGCTGGTGCGCTGGCGTCGTGCCTGGGGGCGCGGACCATGTTCAACGTCGGCGCGGCGCTCGCCGGTGAGCAGACCCTGATCAACCTGTGGGCGTCATGGTGCGCCCCGTGTCGGGAAGAGATTCCGGTGCTGGACGCCTACGCCGGGCAGCCGGGCGCGGTGCGGGTGGTCGGGATGAACGTGCAGGACACCGACACCGTGGCGCTGAGCCTTTTGGCGGATCTGGGTGTGCACTACCCGTCCTTCGGCAACGCCGACGCCGTCGGGCAGGTCCTAGGCGCTCCCCCGGTCCTGCCGCTGAGCTACCTCGTTGGCACCGACGGCACCGTCCGCCGGGTCACCACGCCCACGGTGTTCCGTGACGTCGAGCAGGTTCGTGCGGCCGTCGCGGCAATGAACCCGTGA
- the lnt gene encoding apolipoprotein N-acyltransferase, with product MAALTDGSANSDGAPAPPLSRPRGAGLGAAVLRRLPRMAGAIAAGLLLCVSFPPFGWWYTAIVAFALLAWVLTHESTTQIGGLGYGLLFGIAFYVSLLPWTSSFVGVGPWLALAGMESVFPALFGAGAVLVRRLPGWPIWVAAVWAVQEWAKSNVPFGGFPWGAVGFGQTDGPFLPIAQIGGVPLVSFAVVLLGVSMAALASEVTRWWRLDAAGAGHAGPPAIVLPGAYIGVVLLATAVIWPQVRQPSINANYDPLVTVAAVQGNVPRLGLDFNAQRRAVLDNHVRETLRLADEVRAGRAAQPQIVVWPENSSDVDPLANPDAAERITIAARAIEAPILVGGVLAGPGYSSTNPVTLNSVIVWDPVGGPSDRHDKQIVQPFGEYLPWRGFFRLFSSSADRAGYFVPGDGSGVVRAAGVPIGVVTCWEVIFDRAARESVLNGAQLLTVPSNNATFGEAMSEQQLAFAKLRAVEHNRYVVVAATTGISSVVGPDGRELARTGFFEPAYLDTPVRLMTGLTPATRWGPVVQWLLISIGIVACIASIILRRSPTHRVSLRRRTPRTHTSPPAMAPRRR from the coding sequence ATGGCGGCGCTCACCGACGGGTCCGCCAATTCCGATGGGGCCCCCGCCCCGCCGTTGAGCAGACCTCGGGGTGCAGGTCTAGGTGCTGCGGTGCTGCGCCGACTGCCCCGGATGGCCGGCGCGATCGCTGCGGGCCTGCTGTTGTGCGTCAGCTTTCCGCCGTTCGGGTGGTGGTACACCGCGATCGTCGCGTTCGCACTGCTGGCCTGGGTACTGACCCACGAGTCGACGACGCAAATCGGCGGGCTCGGATATGGACTTCTGTTCGGCATCGCGTTCTACGTTTCGCTGCTGCCCTGGACGAGCAGCTTCGTCGGCGTCGGCCCATGGCTGGCGCTGGCGGGCATGGAGTCGGTATTTCCCGCGCTGTTCGGCGCGGGGGCAGTGCTGGTGCGCCGACTGCCGGGCTGGCCGATCTGGGTCGCGGCCGTGTGGGCTGTGCAGGAATGGGCCAAATCCAATGTTCCGTTCGGCGGATTCCCTTGGGGCGCAGTCGGGTTCGGCCAGACCGACGGCCCGTTTCTGCCGATCGCCCAAATCGGCGGGGTGCCGCTGGTGTCATTTGCGGTCGTGCTCCTGGGCGTCAGCATGGCCGCCCTGGCGAGCGAGGTCACGCGCTGGTGGCGCCTTGACGCCGCCGGTGCCGGCCACGCGGGCCCTCCCGCGATAGTGCTGCCCGGTGCGTACATCGGTGTGGTGCTGTTGGCTACCGCCGTGATCTGGCCGCAGGTCCGGCAGCCGTCAATCAATGCGAACTACGACCCGCTCGTCACCGTGGCCGCGGTGCAGGGCAATGTGCCGCGACTCGGCCTGGACTTCAATGCCCAACGTCGCGCCGTGTTGGACAACCACGTTCGGGAAACCCTGCGGCTCGCAGACGAGGTGCGCGCCGGGCGTGCTGCGCAACCGCAGATCGTCGTGTGGCCGGAAAACTCTTCCGACGTCGACCCGTTGGCCAATCCCGACGCCGCCGAACGGATCACGATCGCCGCGCGGGCGATCGAGGCGCCGATCCTCGTCGGCGGCGTGCTCGCCGGGCCGGGTTACAGCAGCACCAACCCGGTGACCCTCAACTCGGTGATCGTCTGGGATCCGGTCGGCGGCCCTAGTGACCGTCACGACAAGCAGATCGTGCAACCATTCGGCGAGTACCTGCCGTGGCGCGGCTTCTTCCGGCTCTTCTCGTCCTCCGCCGACCGGGCTGGCTACTTCGTGCCCGGCGACGGGTCGGGGGTAGTGCGCGCAGCCGGGGTGCCGATCGGAGTGGTGACCTGCTGGGAAGTGATCTTTGACCGGGCGGCCCGCGAGTCGGTCCTCAACGGCGCCCAGCTGCTCACCGTCCCGTCCAACAACGCCACCTTCGGTGAGGCGATGAGCGAGCAGCAGCTCGCATTCGCCAAGTTACGCGCCGTCGAGCACAACCGCTACGTCGTGGTCGCCGCGACGACGGGCATCAGTTCCGTGGTCGGGCCGGACGGTCGCGAACTGGCCCGCACCGGATTCTTCGAACCTGCCTACCTAGACACCCCGGTCAGGCTGATGACCGGACTCACGCCAGCCACTCGGTGGGGCCCGGTCGTGCAGTGGCTGCTGATCAGCATTGGCATCGTCGCGTGCATCGCGTCGATCATTCTGCGCAGATCACCTACGCACCGGGTCAGTCTGCGCCGTCGCACCCCGCGTACCCACACGTCGCCGCCTGCAATGGCACCGCGGCGGCGATAG
- a CDS encoding class I SAM-dependent methyltransferase, translating into MNMAETALINSAPRRWLQRVYEVPVLLRFGGRLVPDTQALEIGCGSGYGTQLILERFGAATVDAVDLDPAMIRRAGERLARYGNRVRLVQGSATNLSTALDAGDGSYGAVFDFGIVHHIPDWRNAVAEVARVLAPGGRFYFDEVTAHALARPSYKRLFDHPTEDRFSAEQFSDELAHHGLVVLGSRTRIQGDYLLGVAAKPLPTGCE; encoded by the coding sequence ATGAACATGGCGGAGACCGCGCTGATCAATTCTGCGCCGCGGCGATGGCTCCAACGCGTCTACGAGGTTCCGGTGCTGCTGCGGTTCGGCGGCCGGTTGGTCCCGGACACCCAGGCTCTAGAAATCGGCTGCGGATCTGGATACGGAACGCAGCTGATTCTGGAGCGGTTTGGCGCTGCCACCGTGGACGCCGTCGACCTGGACCCGGCGATGATCCGGCGGGCCGGGGAGCGCTTGGCCCGCTACGGCAACCGAGTTCGGCTGGTCCAAGGCAGCGCCACCAATCTGTCCACCGCGCTAGATGCCGGCGACGGCAGTTACGGGGCGGTGTTCGACTTCGGGATCGTCCACCACATTCCCGACTGGCGTAACGCCGTCGCCGAAGTCGCGCGAGTCCTCGCGCCGGGCGGGCGGTTCTACTTCGATGAAGTCACCGCCCACGCCCTCGCCCGCCCCAGCTACAAGCGGCTGTTCGACCACCCGACCGAAGACCGGTTCAGCGCCGAGCAATTCTCTGACGAGCTCGCCCATCATGGCCTCGTCGTACTGGGTTCACGGACCCGCATCCAAGGCGACTACCTGCTCGGCGTGGCCGCCAAACCGTTGCCCACCGGCTGTGAGTGA
- a CDS encoding DUF3703 domain-containing protein encodes MSRITDNGRDVYRREMTAAKAAGTAAARWHHLERAHIVSQPDPWLHTCNHAAMFVLAVRQRDRREAFGQVVRIVVAAPGSFAGRYPEGNTGRTAAGLTTPMPIPEDLRAALAP; translated from the coding sequence ATGAGCCGCATCACCGACAACGGGAGGGACGTCTACCGACGCGAGATGACGGCCGCGAAAGCAGCTGGCACCGCCGCGGCGCGCTGGCACCACCTCGAACGGGCGCACATTGTCTCGCAGCCTGACCCATGGCTACACACCTGTAACCACGCTGCCATGTTTGTGCTGGCCGTCCGACAGCGCGACCGGCGTGAGGCCTTCGGTCAGGTCGTCCGGATCGTCGTCGCCGCACCCGGTTCATTCGCGGGGCGCTACCCCGAGGGCAACACGGGCCGGACGGCGGCGGGCCTGACGACGCCGATGCCAATACCCGAAGACCTGCGGGCAGCCCTGGCACCTTAG
- a CDS encoding HipA domain-containing protein, whose amino-acid sequence MVDSYEVVDLADWTRGESEPGGDEAKRWFIAPETSPHAGHWLFKPRRIKTLELSKERRHRGDKPDVLVRGEDWAEKISYEVAQLLSVPAAETELATVVQLRTHERVYGSMSRDMRPRAWAWTPGAALLAERDDEFDAKSCRGHTISAIREALEGLQGPEGTSYADWPAFDVFAGYLLLDAWIANTDRHAHNWGVLQNSRTGNVCLGPSFDHGSALASGDEDRVRAQRIEQKTVVQWCEHGRTTRFNAGEAIGLVNVAAEALSVCGGAARQHWTAQITDVDLDLCFDIVAATPNLSDPTRSFVRTALATNRKRIRDALR is encoded by the coding sequence GTGGTGGACAGCTACGAAGTCGTCGACCTCGCCGACTGGACTCGCGGTGAGAGCGAACCAGGAGGTGACGAAGCGAAACGATGGTTCATAGCACCAGAGACTTCGCCGCATGCCGGGCACTGGTTGTTCAAGCCACGCCGCATCAAAACCCTCGAACTGTCCAAAGAACGTCGGCATCGCGGCGACAAACCCGACGTGCTCGTTCGCGGAGAGGACTGGGCGGAGAAGATCTCCTACGAGGTCGCCCAGCTGCTGTCTGTGCCTGCAGCGGAAACGGAGTTGGCGACAGTTGTCCAGTTGCGCACCCACGAACGCGTCTATGGCTCGATGAGCCGAGACATGCGGCCTCGCGCGTGGGCATGGACCCCGGGAGCAGCATTGCTTGCTGAGCGCGACGACGAGTTCGATGCCAAATCCTGCCGCGGCCATACGATTAGCGCCATTCGCGAAGCATTAGAGGGGCTGCAAGGTCCGGAGGGCACCAGTTACGCCGACTGGCCCGCATTCGATGTCTTCGCGGGCTATCTGCTCCTGGACGCCTGGATCGCGAACACTGACCGGCATGCGCACAATTGGGGGGTGCTGCAAAACTCCAGGACAGGTAACGTTTGCCTCGGTCCAAGCTTTGATCACGGGTCGGCCCTCGCCAGCGGTGACGAGGATAGGGTCCGTGCCCAGCGAATTGAGCAGAAGACCGTCGTGCAGTGGTGCGAGCACGGGCGAACAACCCGCTTTAACGCCGGCGAGGCGATCGGCCTGGTAAATGTCGCCGCGGAGGCCCTGTCAGTCTGCGGAGGCGCGGCACGACAACACTGGACAGCTCAAATAACCGACGTTGACCTGGATCTATGCTTCGATATCGTTGCAGCGACACCAAATCTGTCGGACCCGACCCGTAGTTTCGTGAGGACAGCACTCGCCACTAATCGAAAGCGAATCCGTGATGCACTCCGTTGA
- a CDS encoding iron ABC transporter substrate-binding protein, with amino-acid sequence MSTRRTRWNRIVTLIVAGGLAAGLTACSSSEEDGLLVYNAQHESLTKEWIDAFTKETGIKVTYRQGGDTELGNQLIAEGDASPADVFLTENSPAMAAVERDGLFTDVDEATIAQVPPQFRPATSKWTGVAARTTVFAYDKTKLTEAQLPTSIMDLEKPEWKGRWGAPPVKPDFQAIVAAMLELTGERATGQWLAGMKAGAEIYSDNIATLRAVNDGQVEGGIIYHYYWFRDQSQTKEISGNTALHYFRNQDPGAFVSISGGGILNSSKKKEDAQKFLTFITSNAGQEVLEKGTSFEYPVASGVPANPALVPLVDLQAPAVNPSNLDAQKVTDLMTKAGLL; translated from the coding sequence ATGTCAACCCGTCGCACTCGCTGGAATCGCATCGTCACCCTCATTGTCGCTGGGGGGCTGGCAGCAGGTCTTACTGCCTGCTCGTCCTCCGAGGAGGACGGCCTGCTGGTCTACAACGCGCAGCACGAGTCGCTGACCAAGGAGTGGATCGACGCCTTCACCAAGGAGACCGGCATCAAGGTCACCTATCGCCAGGGCGGCGACACCGAATTGGGCAACCAGTTAATCGCCGAGGGCGACGCGTCGCCGGCCGACGTGTTCCTTACCGAGAACTCGCCCGCCATGGCCGCGGTCGAGAGGGACGGCCTGTTCACCGACGTCGACGAGGCCACGATCGCTCAGGTGCCACCACAGTTCCGCCCCGCCACGAGTAAGTGGACCGGCGTCGCCGCCCGTACCACCGTGTTCGCCTACGACAAGACCAAGCTCACCGAGGCTCAGCTGCCGACTTCGATCATGGATCTGGAAAAGCCAGAATGGAAGGGCCGTTGGGGTGCCCCGCCGGTCAAGCCCGACTTCCAGGCCATCGTCGCGGCAATGCTGGAACTCACCGGTGAACGGGCCACCGGCCAGTGGCTGGCCGGCATGAAGGCAGGCGCGGAGATCTACTCCGACAACATCGCCACGCTGCGCGCCGTCAACGACGGCCAGGTCGAGGGCGGGATCATCTACCACTATTACTGGTTCCGCGATCAGTCGCAGACCAAGGAAATCTCGGGCAACACCGCTCTGCACTACTTCCGGAACCAAGACCCGGGCGCCTTCGTCTCGATCTCCGGCGGCGGCATCTTGAACTCCAGCAAGAAGAAAGAAGACGCCCAGAAGTTTTTGACCTTCATCACCAGCAACGCCGGCCAAGAAGTGCTCGAGAAGGGCACGTCGTTCGAGTACCCCGTGGCCAGCGGCGTTCCGGCCAACCCCGCGCTGGTGCCTCTTGTCGACCTGCAGGCACCCGCCGTGAACCCGTCGAACCTCGACGCGCAGAAGGTCACCGACCTGATGACGAAGGCGGGCCTGCTCTAG
- a CDS encoding ABC transporter permease: MIDAVTPSEVPGRAAATRPGPVLTAGVVLLVVATFVPIGYVAWSVVSLGPTRVWELVARPRVLELFVNTVGLVVVTVPICIVLGIGAAWLVERSDIPGRAIWRPLFVAPLAVPAFINSYAWVSVVPALHGFWAGILVSSLSYFPFVYVPAAATLRRLDPAIEESARTLGSSPAAVFRRVVLPQLRLAVLGGGLLIGVHLLAEYGAFAMLRFSTFTTAIFEQFQATFDGAAGSTLAGVLMLLCLVLLVGEAGVRGNARYARLGSGAQRTSLPHRLGAMTFLALAALAALAVLALGVPVWTILRWLWIGGSDVWALYEIVPSTVQTVALAAAAAALTTVLAFPFAWIAVRHRGFFARFVEGSNFVTSSMPGIVTALALVTVAIRFAPPLYQTATLVLAAYVLMFMPRAMVNLRSGLAQVPPTLEEASRSLGVSPTRTLLRVTLRLTAPAAAAGASLVFVAVATELTATLLLAPTGTNTLAMRFWSLSSELSYASAAPYALLLVVLAVPVTVVLFQQSSRAAAL; this comes from the coding sequence CTGATCGACGCCGTTACGCCGTCGGAGGTGCCCGGCCGGGCAGCTGCCACGCGGCCGGGGCCGGTCCTCACCGCCGGCGTGGTGCTGCTGGTCGTCGCGACGTTCGTGCCGATCGGGTACGTCGCCTGGTCGGTGGTGTCGCTGGGGCCGACGCGGGTGTGGGAACTCGTCGCACGGCCACGCGTGCTCGAATTGTTCGTCAACACTGTCGGTCTCGTCGTCGTCACGGTCCCGATCTGCATCGTGCTCGGCATCGGAGCGGCATGGCTGGTGGAACGCTCCGACATCCCCGGCCGGGCGATCTGGCGACCGCTGTTCGTCGCTCCCCTGGCGGTGCCCGCCTTCATCAACAGCTACGCATGGGTCAGCGTCGTCCCGGCCCTGCACGGTTTCTGGGCAGGCATTCTCGTCTCCTCGCTGTCGTACTTCCCGTTCGTCTACGTGCCCGCCGCCGCCACGCTCCGTCGCCTCGACCCGGCGATCGAGGAATCCGCACGCACGCTCGGTTCCAGCCCGGCGGCCGTATTCCGGCGCGTGGTGCTGCCACAGCTTCGCCTGGCGGTCCTCGGCGGCGGACTGCTCATCGGCGTGCACCTGCTGGCCGAGTACGGCGCGTTCGCCATGCTGCGCTTCTCGACGTTCACCACCGCGATCTTCGAACAGTTCCAGGCCACGTTCGACGGCGCGGCGGGCAGCACGCTCGCAGGCGTTCTGATGCTGCTGTGCCTGGTTTTGCTCGTCGGCGAGGCCGGGGTGCGCGGCAACGCCCGCTACGCCCGACTCGGTTCCGGCGCCCAGCGCACCTCGCTGCCCCATCGACTGGGCGCCATGACCTTTTTAGCACTGGCCGCCCTCGCCGCACTGGCCGTGCTGGCCCTCGGCGTTCCGGTGTGGACGATCCTGCGGTGGCTGTGGATCGGCGGCAGCGACGTGTGGGCGCTCTACGAGATCGTGCCGTCGACCGTGCAGACTGTGGCGCTGGCCGCCGCGGCCGCAGCGCTGACGACGGTGCTGGCCTTCCCCTTCGCCTGGATCGCGGTGCGGCACCGCGGCTTCTTCGCCCGCTTCGTCGAGGGCTCGAACTTCGTGACCAGCTCGATGCCAGGCATCGTGACCGCGCTCGCGCTCGTCACCGTGGCGATCCGCTTCGCACCGCCCCTATACCAGACCGCCACGCTGGTGCTCGCGGCCTACGTGCTGATGTTCATGCCCCGCGCGATGGTCAACCTGCGGTCGGGGTTGGCCCAAGTGCCGCCGACGCTGGAGGAGGCGTCGCGCTCGCTCGGCGTATCCCCCACCCGCACCTTGCTGCGAGTCACGTTGCGGCTCACCGCACCTGCCGCCGCCGCAGGCGCCTCGCTGGTATTCGTCGCCGTAGCCACCGAGCTGACCGCCACCCTGCTGCTGGCACCGACTGGCACCAACACCCTGGCGATGCGATTCTGGTCGCTGTCGAGCGAACTGTCCTACGCCAGCGCCGCACCGTATGCGCTGCTGCTCGTCGTGCTCGCGGTTCCGGTGACAGTCGTGCTGTTCCAGCAGTCCAGCAGGGCGGCCGCGCTATGA
- a CDS encoding ABC transporter ATP-binding protein has product MTIRGVTGNALDVTGLTKAFGSHTVLHGIDLGVTAGTITAVVGASGCGKTTLLRLVAGFENPDAGTVSIAGRQVAAAGSSTPAHRRDVGYVAQDGALFPHLTVGQNIAYGLSGRRNVQPRVAELLATVSLDESYAARRPHELSGGQQQRVALARALARQPALMLLDEPFSALDTGLRASTRKAVATLLSDAGVTTLIVTHDQEEALSIADQVAVMRDGRFTKVGTPQAVYREPNDRFTAEFLGDCVLLPCTVTGGVATSALGRLPVRGSVPDGGGTLMLRPEQLEAAAVSDDDRSDGMATVLASEFRGHDVLLTVDLGGDAAPITVRQHSVAPPAVDAKVRIHVTGAAVVFDDRPRDGR; this is encoded by the coding sequence ATGACGATCCGCGGGGTCACCGGCAACGCGCTCGACGTCACCGGGCTAACCAAGGCCTTCGGCAGCCACACCGTGCTGCACGGCATCGACCTCGGCGTCACCGCGGGCACGATCACCGCCGTGGTCGGCGCCTCCGGCTGCGGCAAGACCACGCTGCTGCGTCTGGTCGCCGGCTTCGAGAACCCCGACGCGGGAACGGTTTCCATCGCCGGACGCCAGGTGGCAGCAGCCGGCAGCAGTACCCCCGCGCATCGCCGCGACGTGGGCTACGTCGCGCAGGACGGCGCGCTGTTCCCGCACCTGACCGTGGGCCAGAACATCGCCTACGGGCTGTCGGGCCGCCGCAACGTCCAGCCGCGCGTCGCCGAACTGCTCGCTACCGTCTCCCTCGACGAGTCCTACGCCGCGCGCCGGCCGCACGAACTCTCCGGGGGACAGCAGCAGCGCGTGGCCCTCGCCCGCGCCCTCGCCCGCCAGCCCGCGCTCATGCTGCTCGACGAACCGTTCAGCGCCCTGGACACCGGACTGCGGGCGTCGACCCGCAAGGCCGTGGCGACACTGCTCTCCGACGCCGGCGTTACCACCCTGATCGTCACTCACGATCAGGAGGAGGCGCTGTCGATCGCCGACCAGGTCGCGGTGATGCGCGACGGCCGGTTCACCAAAGTCGGTACGCCGCAGGCGGTCTACCGAGAACCCAACGATCGTTTCACCGCCGAATTCCTCGGTGACTGCGTGCTGCTGCCGTGCACCGTGACCGGCGGGGTCGCTACCTCGGCGCTGGGCCGCCTTCCCGTCCGCGGCTCCGTACCCGACGGCGGTGGCACGCTGATGCTCCGCCCGGAGCAATTGGAGGCGGCGGCAGTTTCCGACGACGACCGCAGCGACGGGATGGCGACGGTCCTGGCGTCGGAGTTCCGCGGCCACGACGTCCTGCTCACCGTGGACCTCGGCGGCGACGCCGCGCCGATCACCGTCCGCCAGCACAGCGTCGCGCCGCCCGCGGTCGACGCCAAGGTCCGCATCCACGTCACCGGTGCCGCCGTAGTGTTTGATGACCGCCCGCGCGACGGGCGATGA